One window from the genome of Poecilia reticulata strain Guanapo linkage group LG9, Guppy_female_1.0+MT, whole genome shotgun sequence encodes:
- the LOC103470261 gene encoding hydroxycarboxylic acid receptor 2-like codes for MLCNFSGPVLIRVLPPLLVTEFFLGLAGNGLALFIFCFHLRPWKSSTVLLFNLAVTDFMLIMALPLRASYYLSGISWMFGEMICKVCLFMLAMNRSGSTFFLMAIAVDRYMRVVHPHHPINSLSVGKAMLGALALWLVPIAMTAHVFSLQHVNTTYCESFMVDTTSRGNLSWHKFTFLVSFYMPLLVILYCTFHIISHLRRRQLTNQTKFKKALYFIVVVAVLFIVCFLPSNITLLTMWIKMVPGFVCDDMEQLTIVFYITVSLTYLNSTLDPVVYYFSSPAFKKICRRTLHLPQTETCESTEKRTRETGSQSHSQL; via the coding sequence ATGCTGTGCAACTTTAGTGGACCCGTGCTGATCAGAGTGCTCCCTCCGCTGCTGGTCACAGAGTTCTTTCTTGGTCTCGCTGGAAACGGCTTGGCTCTCTTCATCTTCTGCTTCCACCTGAGGCCCTGGAAAAGCAGCACGGTGCTGCTCTTCAACCTGGCAGTGACTGACTTCATGCTCATCATGGCTCTGCCCCTCAGGGCCAGCTACTACCTGTCGGGGATCAGCTGGATGTTCGGCGAGATGATCTGCAAAGTCTGCCTCTTTATGCTGGCCATGAACCGCAGCGGGAGCACCTTCTTCCTGATGGCCATCGCTGTGGACAGGTACATGCGCGTGGTGCATCCCCACCACCCCATCAACTCGTTGAGCGTGGGCAAGGCCATGTTGGGCGCTCTGGCGCTGTGGCTGGTCCCCATTGCAATGACCGCCCACGTCTTCTCTCTGCAACACGTCAACACGACCTACTGCGAAAGCTTCATGGTGGACACGACCTCCAGAGGAAACCTGTCCTGGCACAAGTTCACATTTCTCGTCTCTTTCTACATGCCTCTGCTGGTGATCCTCTACTGCACCTTCCACATCATCAGCCACCTGAGGAGGAGACAGCTGACTAACCAGACCAAGTTCAAGAAGGCTCTGTACTTCATCGTGGTGGTGGCGGTCCTCTTCATCGTCTGCTTCCTCCCCAGCAACATCACGCTGCTGACCATGTGGATCAAGATGGTGCCAGGGTTCGTCTGCGACGACATGGAGCAGCTCACCATCGTGTTCTACATCACCGTCAGTTTGACTTATCTCAACAGCACGCTGGACCCCGTGGTCTACTACTTCTCCAGCCCGGCCTTCAAGAAGATCTGCAGGAGAACGCTGCACCTGCCCCAGACAGAGACTTGCGAGAGCACGGAAAAGAGAACGCGCGAGACGGGGTCCCAGTCGCACAGCCAGCTGTGA